Proteins encoded by one window of Nocardia goodfellowii:
- the otsB gene encoding trehalose-phosphatase: MSAQDLPQELRRALSTVAREPRLLVASDYDGTIAPIVSDPAKAYPHRESVSALRALAGLTGTTAAVISGRALRDLAALSRLPVEVQLIGSHGSEFDVGFVHAIDSDARQLLQEVQTSLTQIAEDNPGASVEVKPASVALHVRNASPEIGRRALNSVRQGPACWVGVQTTEGKQVIELAVIPTDKGTALDTIRHQEGATAAVFFGDDVTDEKAFRVLSGPDLGIKVGDGESLARFRVDSTEMVSKALAFLLEERRTWLAGASAPRIERLTMLASPRSVALLTPDATVTWFCHPEPDSAAVFAHLLGGPQAGHFSIAPQRAGLPLSQRYVDGTMTVETRWASLGVIDYLPHDVNPDRTDLTRVITGDAKAVVTFAPRPEFGQVPVSIQCEPTGLRVLGTNDPMVLRSPGVQWQIDTDGTHDVATAVVDPSNGPIVLELRCGTQDLAPAMTAEPKRRQQAEQYWTQWAGRLELPSLKPDLMKRSALTLRGLVHAPSGSILAAATTSLPEDLGGVRNWDYRYCWLRDAALTASALVSLGSLEEAENFLGWVHRVLETLPGPERLHPLYTIYGETLPPEAVIDQLPGYAGSRPVRVGNAANMQVQLDVFGPIVDLIATLAHARERQGSTNPAETLPDADWELVHAMCSAVQRRWTEPDHGIWEIRGNPRHHVYSKVMGWLTVDRAITLAQKFDRTVDPAWVELRDTIADEVKTKGWNDEVQSYTAAYDGTDLDAATLHIGLSGLIDPSDPRFAATVVATEAELRSGSTVYRYHHDDGLPGGEGGFHLCAAWLVEAYLLIGKRSDAEALFAQLVDVAGPTGLLSEEYDPVAERSLGNHPQAYSHLGLLRCAQLLGQPADVLV, from the coding sequence GTGAGCGCACAGGATCTGCCACAAGAACTTCGCCGTGCTTTGTCCACGGTCGCGCGCGAGCCACGGCTCTTGGTCGCATCGGACTACGACGGGACCATCGCGCCCATCGTCTCCGACCCGGCAAAAGCGTATCCCCACCGGGAATCGGTGAGCGCGCTACGCGCCCTCGCCGGCCTGACCGGGACTACCGCCGCCGTCATCTCGGGTCGCGCGCTGCGCGACCTCGCCGCACTGTCCCGATTGCCCGTCGAGGTGCAACTGATCGGTAGTCACGGTTCGGAATTCGATGTCGGCTTCGTGCACGCGATCGATAGCGACGCCCGGCAACTACTGCAAGAGGTACAGACGTCGCTGACCCAGATCGCCGAAGACAATCCCGGCGCCTCGGTCGAGGTGAAACCGGCCAGCGTGGCCCTGCATGTCCGCAACGCCAGCCCCGAAATCGGCCGCCGCGCACTGAATTCCGTGCGCCAAGGCCCGGCCTGCTGGGTCGGCGTGCAGACCACCGAGGGTAAACAGGTCATCGAACTAGCCGTGATCCCGACCGACAAGGGCACCGCGCTGGACACCATCCGGCATCAGGAGGGCGCGACCGCGGCGGTCTTCTTCGGTGACGACGTCACCGATGAGAAGGCCTTCCGCGTGCTGTCCGGGCCCGACCTGGGCATCAAGGTCGGCGACGGCGAGAGCCTGGCCCGGTTCCGCGTCGACAGCACCGAAATGGTTTCCAAGGCACTGGCTTTCCTGCTCGAGGAACGCCGCACCTGGTTGGCCGGTGCCAGCGCCCCCCGAATCGAACGGCTGACCATGCTGGCCAGCCCTCGCTCGGTCGCACTGCTCACCCCCGACGCCACGGTGACCTGGTTCTGTCATCCGGAACCGGATTCGGCCGCGGTGTTCGCACATCTGCTCGGCGGGCCGCAGGCCGGCCACTTCAGCATCGCGCCGCAGCGCGCCGGACTCCCGCTGTCGCAGCGCTACGTCGACGGCACCATGACCGTCGAGACCCGTTGGGCGAGTTTGGGAGTCATCGACTACCTGCCGCACGACGTGAACCCCGACCGGACCGATCTGACCCGGGTGATCACCGGTGACGCGAAGGCGGTCGTCACTTTCGCGCCGCGTCCGGAATTCGGCCAGGTGCCGGTGAGCATCCAGTGCGAGCCCACCGGGCTGCGCGTGCTCGGCACCAACGATCCGATGGTGCTGCGCTCCCCCGGCGTGCAGTGGCAGATCGACACCGACGGCACCCACGATGTCGCCACCGCGGTCGTGGACCCCTCGAACGGACCGATCGTGCTGGAACTGCGCTGCGGTACACAGGATCTCGCGCCCGCGATGACCGCCGAGCCGAAGCGCCGGCAGCAGGCCGAGCAGTACTGGACCCAGTGGGCCGGCCGGCTCGAATTGCCTTCGCTCAAACCGGATCTGATGAAGCGCTCGGCGCTGACGCTGCGCGGCCTGGTGCACGCGCCCTCCGGGTCCATCCTCGCCGCGGCCACCACATCGCTGCCGGAAGACCTCGGCGGCGTCCGCAACTGGGACTACCGCTACTGCTGGCTCCGCGACGCCGCGCTGACCGCGTCCGCGCTCGTCTCGCTCGGGTCCCTCGAGGAGGCCGAGAACTTCCTCGGCTGGGTGCACCGGGTCCTGGAAACGCTGCCGGGTCCCGAGCGGTTGCACCCGCTGTACACCATCTACGGCGAGACCCTGCCCCCGGAAGCGGTCATCGACCAGCTGCCCGGCTATGCGGGTTCGCGCCCGGTCCGCGTCGGCAACGCGGCGAATATGCAGGTGCAGCTCGACGTGTTCGGCCCGATCGTCGACCTCATCGCGACGCTGGCGCACGCGCGCGAACGGCAGGGCAGCACCAACCCGGCCGAGACGCTGCCGGACGCGGACTGGGAACTCGTGCACGCCATGTGCTCGGCGGTGCAGCGGCGCTGGACCGAGCCCGATCACGGCATCTGGGAGATCCGCGGCAACCCGCGGCACCACGTGTACTCGAAGGTGATGGGCTGGCTCACCGTCGACCGGGCCATCACCCTGGCGCAGAAGTTCGACCGGACCGTGGACCCGGCCTGGGTCGAGCTGCGCGACACCATCGCCGACGAGGTGAAGACCAAGGGCTGGAACGACGAGGTGCAGTCGTACACGGCCGCCTACGACGGCACCGACCTGGACGCCGCGACGCTGCACATCGGCTTGAGCGGGCTCATCGACCCCTCCGATCCGCGGTTCGCGGCGACCGTCGTGGCCACCGAGGCGGAGCTGCGCAGCGGCTCGACCGTCTACCGGTACCACCACGACGACGGGCTGCCCGGTGGCGAGGGTGGCTTCCACCTGTGCGCGGCCTGGCTGGTCGAGGCCTATCTACTGATCGGCAAACGTTCCGACGCCGAGGCATTGTTCGCTCAGCTGGTAGACGTGGCGGGCCCGACCGGCCTGCTCAGCGAGGAATACGACCCGGTTGCGGAGCGGTCGCTGGGCAACCATCCGCAGGCCTACAGCCACCTCGGCCTGCTGCGCTGTGCCCAGCTGCTCGGCCAGCCCGCCGACGTCCTCGTCTGA
- a CDS encoding metal ABC transporter ATP-binding protein gives MTKGVALHAPTPPPTSAAGSHAERIAPHSLDSAAAVRLEGATLSFGERTLWEGLDLDVRPGEFIAVLGPNGSGKTSLMRILLGQLALSSGSAFIAGAPARVGNPAIGYIPQQKTIDAGVQLRGIDLVGLGVDGHRWGLGLRARAERKRKVAAAIADVGAEQFAGAPLETMSGGEQQRLRVAQALVGDPKVLLCDEPLLSLDLANQRLVSELIDKRRRTHDTAVLFVTHEINPILPLVDRVLYLVDGKFRIGKPDEVMTSEVLSELYQTQVDVLHVRDRLVVVGTGDTLDALGAAGAQHCKGDEVSA, from the coding sequence ATGACCAAGGGAGTCGCGCTGCACGCACCCACACCGCCTCCTACGTCGGCTGCCGGGTCGCACGCCGAGCGGATAGCACCGCATTCGCTCGACAGCGCGGCTGCCGTACGCCTCGAAGGCGCCACGCTCTCCTTCGGCGAACGCACCCTGTGGGAAGGGCTGGATCTCGATGTCCGGCCCGGCGAGTTCATCGCGGTCCTCGGGCCCAACGGTTCGGGCAAGACCTCGCTGATGAGAATCCTGCTCGGTCAGCTCGCGCTCAGTTCCGGTTCCGCCTTCATCGCCGGTGCGCCGGCACGCGTGGGCAATCCGGCCATCGGCTATATCCCGCAGCAGAAGACGATCGACGCCGGCGTGCAGTTGCGCGGGATCGACCTGGTCGGGCTTGGCGTCGACGGGCATCGCTGGGGTCTCGGGCTGCGTGCGCGCGCCGAGCGTAAACGCAAGGTGGCCGCGGCGATCGCCGATGTCGGTGCGGAACAGTTCGCCGGTGCTCCGCTGGAAACCATGTCCGGTGGCGAGCAGCAGCGACTGCGGGTGGCGCAGGCGCTGGTCGGCGACCCGAAGGTGCTGCTCTGTGACGAGCCGCTGCTGTCCCTGGATCTGGCCAACCAGCGACTGGTGTCGGAATTGATCGACAAGCGTCGCCGGACCCACGACACGGCGGTGCTTTTCGTGACCCACGAGATCAATCCCATTCTGCCCCTGGTGGATCGGGTGCTGTATCTGGTCGACGGGAAATTCCGGATCGGGAAGCCGGACGAGGTGATGACCTCCGAGGTGCTCTCCGAGCTGTACCAGACCCAGGTCGACGTGTTGCACGTCCGCGACCGGCTGGTCGTCGTCGGTACGGGCGACACCCTGGACGCGCTGGGCGCGGCGGGCGCCCAGCACTGCAAGGGCGACGAGGTATCCGCCTGA
- the kstR gene encoding cholesterol catabolism transcriptional regulator KstR, whose amino-acid sequence MASPSRSQAADTNSARPATVTTLSEDELSSAAQRERRKRILDATLALASKGGYDAVQMRAVAERADVAVGTLYRYFPSKVHLLVSALSREFEQIEGKRRQLAGETPRERMHLLLTSITRMMQRDPLLTEAMTRAFMFADASAAAEVDRVGKVMDRVFARAMNDGEPTERQLAIARVISDVWLSNLVAWLTRRASATDVTDRLELTVDLLLGDQAAK is encoded by the coding sequence ATGGCCAGTCCATCCCGATCGCAGGCCGCCGACACGAACTCAGCGCGGCCCGCGACGGTGACCACTCTCAGCGAGGACGAACTGAGTTCGGCAGCGCAGCGCGAACGGCGCAAGCGGATCTTGGACGCGACGCTGGCACTGGCCTCCAAGGGCGGATACGACGCGGTGCAGATGCGCGCCGTCGCCGAACGCGCGGACGTCGCGGTGGGCACGCTGTACCGGTACTTCCCCTCCAAGGTGCACCTGCTGGTCTCGGCGCTCTCGCGCGAGTTCGAGCAGATCGAAGGCAAACGCCGCCAGCTTGCCGGCGAGACGCCCCGCGAGCGCATGCACCTGCTGCTCACCTCGATCACCCGGATGATGCAGCGCGACCCGCTGCTCACCGAGGCCATGACCCGCGCCTTCATGTTCGCCGACGCGTCGGCGGCCGCGGAGGTCGATCGGGTCGGCAAAGTGATGGATCGGGTGTTCGCGCGCGCCATGAACGACGGCGAACCGACCGAGCGTCAGCTGGCCATCGCCCGCGTCATCAGTGACGTGTGGCTGTCGAATCTGGTGGCCTGGCTCACCCGCCGCGCTTCTGCGACCGATGTCACAGACCGGCTGGAACTGACCGTCGATCTGCTGCTCGGCGACCAGGCTGCGAAATAG
- a CDS encoding BTAD domain-containing putative transcriptional regulator has translation MARGWGFWEAERVRIGLLGVVSVHGDDGVAVEVGGVRVRMLLARLALAAGRPVSVDALIDGLWGEESPRAAAGALQALVSRLRKALRGVGTVELVAGGYRLSVDAADVDAVRFEELAAQGRRELAAGRIEAAASVLRSALELWRGPALADIRDAPFAEPVADRLADLRGSAAADRFDAELRAGRFGEVLADLERAAAERPSSERLAGLRMRALAAAGRQSDALAVYEQVRTRLADELGIDPSAELREIHLALLRGELDRSAATGTAAPAETMASRIPFQRTSFVGREAELTRVTGLLADARLVTVVGSGGAGKTRLSAEVAARHPAARHGRVWFVPLASARAVGEAVLGAIGARDRRPSDDTAQGVDRIIGLLDVGEAILVLDNCEHLIEDVADLADQLLERLPDLRILATSREPLAIAGEALFPLGPLRIPGGVPDVAEIAEAPAVRLFVDRAVAARPDFVLDARTSMPVLEICRRLDGIPLALELAAAKLRSMSADQIVQRLDDRFRLLTTGSRTALPRQRTLLALVEWSWDLLDEPERVLARRLSQFPGGATSAALEAVCSDDALPAGEVVYVVGALVEKSVVEVSGDDRYRMLETIRAFAADRFRSAGDDLGVRFAEHYLAVAEAHEPLLRTRDQLRALSVLDAEHENIVAALRFTLTRADAELSARFVTALFWYWGIRGLSTQFETFLEQVLRFGDQLPERTRAALRLIRLMVGVPLTDADPIVELIAECEAVGALDLHPTLLMFAVQLAYPAGDIEVSERLLARGLAAPDPWVRACAQWMRDHVHTERGDLATGAQARVAALRDFQAVGDRWGLGMALLAVGRIHSLRGEYAEAIAFFERGVAVSAELGGEADIFQNRTQLIAARMRSGDLTGARRDIEAIQRRAKEHGYRRLAAEILFSVAELHRRTGELDAAEQAVDQLELLADRLRLPGDMAADLIAGARMANLLAAGDALGARGQWPRALAGQRGWGVSAGVAHAAELLAELLVLEGDPKVAATALGLSESIRGAFDDGEPRLVALTSELIERLGADAYRRAYRDGAALPRERALERLAEL, from the coding sequence GTGGCTCGAGGGTGGGGGTTCTGGGAAGCTGAGCGGGTGCGGATCGGGTTGCTCGGGGTCGTCTCGGTGCATGGCGACGACGGGGTGGCCGTCGAGGTCGGTGGGGTTCGGGTGCGGATGCTGCTCGCTCGGCTGGCGTTGGCGGCGGGGCGGCCGGTGTCGGTGGACGCCTTGATAGACGGGCTGTGGGGTGAGGAGTCGCCGAGGGCGGCGGCAGGGGCGTTGCAGGCGTTGGTGTCGCGGTTGCGGAAGGCGCTGCGCGGCGTGGGCACGGTCGAGTTGGTGGCGGGCGGGTATCGGTTGTCGGTGGACGCGGCGGACGTGGACGCGGTCCGGTTCGAGGAGTTGGCGGCGCAGGGCCGGCGGGAGTTGGCGGCGGGTCGGATCGAGGCGGCGGCGTCGGTGTTGCGGAGCGCGCTGGAGTTGTGGCGGGGACCGGCGCTGGCGGATATCCGGGACGCGCCGTTCGCGGAGCCGGTGGCCGATCGGCTGGCGGACCTGCGGGGGAGTGCCGCGGCGGACCGGTTCGACGCGGAGTTGCGGGCCGGACGATTCGGCGAGGTGCTGGCCGACCTCGAAAGGGCTGCGGCGGAACGGCCTTCGAGCGAGCGGCTGGCGGGGTTGCGGATGCGAGCCCTGGCGGCGGCGGGGCGGCAGTCCGACGCGCTGGCGGTCTATGAGCAGGTGCGCACGCGGCTGGCGGACGAACTCGGGATCGATCCATCGGCGGAACTGCGGGAGATTCATCTCGCGTTGTTACGTGGCGAGCTCGATCGATCGGCCGCGACTGGTACCGCGGCACCGGCGGAGACGATGGCGAGTCGAATCCCGTTCCAGCGCACGAGTTTTGTCGGGCGCGAAGCGGAGCTGACCCGGGTGACCGGTCTGCTCGCTGACGCCCGGCTGGTGACCGTGGTCGGTTCCGGTGGCGCGGGTAAGACCCGGTTGTCGGCCGAGGTGGCGGCGCGGCATCCGGCGGCGCGGCATGGACGGGTGTGGTTCGTGCCGCTGGCCTCGGCGCGCGCGGTCGGCGAGGCGGTGCTCGGGGCGATCGGGGCGCGGGACCGGCGGCCGTCCGACGACACCGCTCAGGGCGTCGACCGGATCATCGGCCTGCTCGATGTGGGCGAGGCGATCCTTGTACTGGACAATTGTGAACACCTGATCGAGGACGTGGCGGACCTCGCCGACCAGCTGCTCGAGCGGTTGCCGGACCTGCGGATCCTCGCCACCAGCCGCGAGCCGCTGGCCATCGCCGGCGAGGCGCTGTTCCCGCTCGGACCGCTGCGGATCCCCGGCGGTGTACCGGATGTGGCGGAGATCGCCGAAGCGCCCGCGGTGCGGTTGTTCGTCGACCGGGCGGTCGCGGCCCGACCGGATTTCGTCCTCGATGCCCGCACCTCGATGCCCGTGCTGGAGATCTGCCGCCGCCTCGACGGCATCCCACTGGCGTTGGAACTGGCGGCGGCCAAACTTCGCTCGATGAGTGCCGACCAGATCGTCCAGCGCCTGGATGACCGATTCCGGTTGCTCACCACCGGTAGCCGGACCGCACTGCCCCGCCAGCGCACCTTGCTCGCATTGGTCGAGTGGAGCTGGGACTTGCTCGATGAGCCGGAACGCGTACTGGCGCGCCGGCTTTCGCAATTCCCCGGTGGCGCGACCTCGGCGGCGTTGGAGGCGGTGTGCTCCGATGACGCGCTGCCCGCCGGCGAGGTGGTCTATGTGGTCGGCGCGCTGGTCGAGAAGTCCGTTGTCGAGGTCTCCGGGGATGATCGGTACCGGATGCTGGAAACCATCCGCGCCTTCGCCGCTGACCGATTCCGCAGTGCCGGAGACGATCTAGGTGTCCGCTTCGCCGAGCACTATCTCGCGGTCGCCGAAGCGCATGAGCCGCTGCTGCGTACCCGGGATCAGCTGCGGGCGCTGTCGGTTCTGGACGCCGAGCACGAGAACATCGTGGCCGCACTGCGTTTCACGTTGACGCGTGCGGATGCGGAGTTGTCGGCACGATTCGTCACCGCGCTGTTCTGGTACTGGGGCATCCGCGGCCTGAGCACCCAGTTCGAAACTTTCCTCGAGCAGGTACTGCGTTTCGGGGACCAGTTACCGGAGCGCACGCGGGCGGCGCTCCGGTTGATCCGGTTGATGGTGGGTGTGCCGCTGACCGACGCCGACCCCATCGTCGAACTGATCGCGGAGTGCGAAGCCGTGGGTGCGCTGGACCTGCATCCGACGCTGCTGATGTTCGCGGTTCAATTGGCTTACCCCGCAGGCGATATCGAGGTGAGTGAGCGACTGCTCGCGCGTGGCCTCGCCGCACCCGATCCGTGGGTACGCGCCTGCGCGCAGTGGATGCGCGACCACGTCCATACCGAGCGGGGCGATCTGGCCACCGGAGCCCAGGCCCGTGTGGCCGCCCTGCGTGACTTCCAAGCCGTCGGCGACAGATGGGGACTAGGCATGGCGCTGCTCGCTGTCGGTCGCATCCACTCGCTGCGCGGCGAATATGCCGAGGCCATCGCGTTTTTCGAGCGCGGTGTCGCGGTCAGCGCCGAATTGGGCGGTGAGGCGGACATTTTCCAGAACCGTACCCAGCTGATCGCCGCACGCATGCGCAGCGGTGACCTGACCGGCGCGCGCCGCGATATCGAAGCCATCCAGCGCCGGGCCAAGGAGCACGGATACCGCCGCCTCGCCGCCGAGATCCTGTTCAGCGTGGCCGAACTGCACCGGCGTACCGGCGAACTCGATGCCGCCGAACAGGCGGTCGACCAGTTGGAGCTCCTGGCCGACCGTCTGCGACTACCCGGTGACATGGCCGCCGACCTGATCGCGGGGGCCCGCATGGCCAACCTGCTCGCCGCCGGTGACGCCCTCGGAGCCCGCGGTCAGTGGCCGCGGGCCTTGGCCGGGCAGCGCGGCTGGGGCGTTTCCGCCGGCGTCGCGCACGCGGCGGAGCTACTCGCCGAATTGCTTGTCCTGGAAGGCGATCCGAAAGTCGCGGCCACCGCCCTCGGCCTCAGCGAGTCCATTCGCGGGGCCTTCGACGACGGTGAACCGCGGCTCGTGGCGCTGACTTCCGAACTGATCGAGCGGCTCGGCGCGGACGCCTACCGGCGCGCTTACCGCGACGGCGCGGCCCTGCCCCGCGAACGAGCGCTGGAGCGTCTCGCCGAGCTCTAG
- a CDS encoding metal ABC transporter permease: MDKLSGVLAKIFDFSTTAHLLTYPFVWQALLAAALLGLLSGAIGPLIVSRQMSFAVHGTSELSLTGAAAALLAGIGVGVGAILGSVIAAVLFGLLGTKARERDSVIAVIMSFGLGLSVLFLWLGPERAGSKFSLLTGQVVSVGYSGLALLITCTVAVLAVLAAVYRPLLFASTDPEVAVARGVPVRALSVVFAVMLGITAAFGVQIVGALLVLSLLITPAAAAAQLTANPARATVLAIVFAEIAAVGGMLLSLAPGVPVSTFVTTISFLIYLLCRVVGSRQRKLARVR; encoded by the coding sequence ATGGACAAACTGTCCGGCGTGCTGGCGAAGATATTCGACTTCTCCACCACCGCACACCTTTTGACCTATCCGTTCGTGTGGCAGGCGCTACTGGCCGCGGCACTGCTCGGACTGCTCTCCGGCGCGATCGGACCGCTGATCGTCAGCCGGCAGATGTCCTTCGCCGTGCACGGCACCAGCGAACTGTCCCTGACCGGTGCGGCCGCGGCGCTGCTGGCGGGTATCGGCGTCGGCGTCGGCGCCATCCTCGGCTCGGTGATCGCCGCCGTGCTCTTCGGCCTGCTGGGAACCAAAGCGCGCGAACGCGATTCGGTGATCGCGGTCATCATGTCCTTCGGCCTCGGCCTCTCGGTGCTGTTCCTCTGGCTCGGCCCCGAACGCGCCGGATCCAAATTCTCGCTGCTCACCGGCCAGGTGGTCAGCGTCGGCTACAGCGGGCTCGCGCTGTTGATCACCTGCACCGTCGCGGTACTGGCCGTGCTGGCGGCCGTTTACCGGCCGCTGCTGTTCGCCAGCACCGATCCCGAAGTGGCTGTCGCACGCGGTGTTCCGGTACGCGCCCTGTCCGTGGTGTTCGCGGTGATGCTGGGTATCACGGCCGCCTTCGGCGTCCAGATCGTCGGTGCGCTCCTGGTCCTCTCGCTGCTCATCACCCCCGCCGCTGCCGCCGCCCAGCTCACCGCGAATCCGGCGCGTGCCACGGTCCTCGCGATCGTCTTCGCCGAGATCGCCGCCGTCGGCGGCATGCTGCTCTCCCTCGCCCCGGGCGTTCCGGTGTCGACCTTCGTCACCACGATCTCCTTCCTGATCTACCTCCTCTGCCGAGTCGTCGGCTCCCGGCAGCGCAAACTCGCCCGCGTCCGCTGA
- a CDS encoding acyl-CoA dehydrogenase family protein yields MIDFTLPADLAAERDRVRQFVIDKVIPFEKDPRLTSHGPTDELRQELVELARAEKLLTVQAPVEFGGRGLTHVEQAVIYEAAGWSTLGPVAMNCAAPDEGNMYLLGKIANPEQIERHLIPAINGLQRTVFAMTEPDGAGSDPNQLATEAVFDGENFIINGRKWLITGANGAKSWIIMARVAPNPHVPEGPTLFLTDGDQPGIIIERTMNTMDRNYVGGHGVVRFENLTLPRAALLGETGQALRYAQLRLAPARLTHCMRWLGAAERAQSIAVDYAKTRTAFGKPIGEHEGVSFMLADNEIALHQCRLTIWHACWLMDQGEKARHESSIAKAFVSEELFKVTDRCVQVLGGIGISDETVVEMIFRDMRAFRLYDGPTEVHKYAIGRQILR; encoded by the coding sequence ATGATCGACTTCACCCTCCCCGCCGACCTCGCCGCCGAACGCGACCGCGTGCGGCAGTTCGTCATCGACAAGGTCATCCCGTTCGAGAAGGATCCGCGCCTGACCTCGCATGGACCGACCGACGAATTGCGCCAGGAACTGGTGGAACTCGCGCGTGCGGAGAAGCTGCTGACCGTGCAGGCGCCGGTGGAATTCGGCGGGCGCGGACTGACCCACGTGGAACAGGCGGTGATCTACGAGGCGGCGGGCTGGTCCACCCTCGGCCCGGTGGCGATGAACTGCGCCGCCCCCGACGAGGGCAACATGTACCTGCTCGGCAAGATCGCCAACCCGGAGCAGATCGAACGCCACCTGATACCGGCCATCAACGGTCTACAGCGCACGGTATTCGCGATGACCGAGCCCGACGGCGCGGGTTCGGACCCGAACCAGCTGGCCACCGAGGCCGTGTTCGACGGCGAGAACTTCATCATCAACGGCCGCAAATGGCTGATCACCGGCGCGAACGGCGCGAAGAGCTGGATCATCATGGCCCGCGTCGCGCCGAATCCGCATGTGCCGGAAGGCCCCACGCTGTTCCTCACCGACGGCGACCAGCCCGGCATCATCATCGAACGCACCATGAACACCATGGACCGCAACTACGTCGGCGGCCACGGCGTCGTGCGTTTCGAGAACCTGACGCTGCCCAGGGCAGCGCTGCTCGGCGAGACCGGCCAGGCGCTGCGCTATGCCCAGCTGCGGCTGGCCCCGGCTCGCCTCACGCACTGCATGCGCTGGCTGGGCGCGGCCGAGCGCGCGCAGAGCATCGCCGTCGACTACGCCAAGACCCGCACCGCTTTCGGTAAGCCGATCGGCGAACACGAAGGCGTGTCGTTCATGCTGGCGGACAACGAGATCGCGCTGCACCAGTGCCGCCTGACCATCTGGCACGCCTGCTGGCTGATGGACCAGGGCGAAAAGGCCCGGCACGAGAGCTCGATCGCGAAAGCCTTCGTCTCCGAGGAACTGTTCAAGGTGACCGACCGCTGTGTGCAGGTGCTGGGCGGCATCGGCATCAGCGACGAGACCGTGGTCGAGATGATCTTCCGCGATATGCGCGCGTTCCGCCTCTACGACGGGCCGACCGAAGTCCACAAATACGCCATCGGCCGTCAGATCCTGCGCTGA
- a CDS encoding metal ABC transporter solute-binding protein, Zn/Mn family produces the protein MNTRFAIKLTGVAVGIATALTLTACGSAEDSSGKPSVVASTNVWGSIAATIAGPDADVRSIITDPAADPHSHETSAVESAQISDADLVVYNGGGYDEFMDKAVEGKDKKTVDAFSARIDQSDENEHVWYDVETVSAVADQIASALGDIDADHKPGYTDRAAAFKAKLSAISAVTAQIAAQHPNTPVLQTEPLAHYLLLDAGAADLTPHDFQEAIEQETDPSPAAVAETRDLLTGKRVRALVYNVQTEDKVTKDLRGLAAADGTPVVEVTETLPEGTDYIQWQTRNAEALASVFK, from the coding sequence GTGAACACCCGTTTTGCCATCAAGCTCACCGGCGTCGCCGTGGGGATCGCGACCGCACTCACGCTGACGGCCTGCGGCAGCGCCGAGGACTCGTCCGGCAAACCGAGCGTGGTTGCCTCCACCAACGTGTGGGGTTCGATCGCCGCCACCATCGCGGGCCCGGACGCCGACGTGCGCTCGATCATCACCGACCCCGCCGCCGACCCGCACTCGCACGAGACCTCGGCCGTGGAATCCGCCCAGATCAGCGACGCCGATCTGGTGGTCTACAACGGCGGCGGCTACGACGAGTTCATGGACAAGGCCGTCGAGGGCAAGGACAAGAAGACCGTCGACGCCTTCTCCGCGCGCATCGACCAGAGCGACGAGAACGAGCACGTCTGGTACGACGTGGAAACGGTGAGCGCGGTCGCCGATCAGATCGCCAGCGCACTCGGTGACATCGACGCCGACCACAAGCCGGGCTACACCGACCGCGCCGCCGCGTTCAAGGCGAAGCTGAGCGCGATCTCGGCCGTCACCGCCCAGATCGCCGCCCAGCACCCGAATACACCCGTGCTGCAGACCGAGCCGCTCGCGCACTACCTGCTGCTCGACGCCGGCGCCGCCGACCTGACCCCGCACGACTTCCAGGAAGCGATCGAGCAGGAGACCGACCCGTCACCCGCCGCTGTCGCCGAGACTCGCGATCTGCTCACCGGTAAGCGAGTGCGCGCCCTGGTCTACAACGTGCAGACCGAGGACAAGGTCACCAAGGATTTGCGTGGCCTCGCCGCCGCCGACGGCACGCCGGTGGTCGAGGTGACCGAGACCCTGCCCGAAGGCACCGATTACATTCAGTGGCAGACCCGGAACGCCGAGGCGCTCGCCTCCGTCTTCAAGTAG